The Branchiostoma floridae strain S238N-H82 chromosome 6, Bfl_VNyyK, whole genome shotgun sequence genomic interval CTATAATCTTTTCCATTGATTACTAGGTACTACAGGTAAAAAGATaaaggctgtaggggcagtgggttgttatccactgtgtctaggtaTAGGATGGTGGAGCACAACCCTCTCCTCCAATGCCTTTTACCTTCCAAACggaagtcagatacccatttttgCAGCTGGGTGGAGTGAgcaaagtcatgttaagtgcctttcaaaagggcacaagatcggtcaACCACCCTACAAGCCTCATTctggggaagggctagcaatcCCTCCCTGCTAGTAAAACACTAACTAGTGACTAAGGAAATTTGCACATTGTGCCACAAGTccctaaaactagtaaaagggTCTGAATGAACAAACAACCAAACGAACCTCTATGCCCTCCCTGTTCATGGCCACACTGTCCATGTTGAGGATGGCCTGTTTGATGGTCCTGGGGGGCGGCAGGTTGGTCAGGCCGATGTTGATCTGGTTGGACCGCTTGGCGTCCAGGACAATCACCTCGTTCTTCCCCTTCCCCTCGCCGACTTTCTGTAttaggcaacattttcaaagtcacatacaatgtatattttagGAAATGTACTTAAGGTCTGGTCTTATTCAATCTGTTATATTATGACGGCACAATGACATTTAATCTTTTCTAGCTGCTTTTGAATCTACAATCGATACATTCAATTAGaaaacacatacaatgtatatgatgtACACTACCTGAAGCATAGCATCTGACCCTTCCAAAATAGAACATTTCAATGAAAGAGGTTTGATGCTTATGGCCTGAACAGTGTGCTATAATTTCTGAAAGCTTAAACCAAAAATAGAAACATTTGGACACAAATCTGAGTTGTGTCAGGTTACtaaaatacaatatgtatagCACTTACCTTTGGTGTCTGCTCCTTGGTTCTGGACTCAAAGAGGTGCTCCAGCTTGTCTGTATCCAACTGGAACTTCACACCTCTCAATGTGTCCCACAGACTCCCCTTGGTAGCATTGGCCACCGTGGGCGGCACATAGTGGTTCACCTCCTTCCAGAATAGCCGCAccgttttcttcttcttcactgGAATGGCACTGTTCTTGGGCGCAGGACCGAGGTGGCTGGACCCTGGTGCTttaggaggaggagggggagggggcgccccagggggtgggggtggcccgccgggtgggggagggggcgggggtGCCCCAGGAATGCcaggagggggaggaggaggggggaCTCCACCTGGGAATACAcatggaggagggggagggccgCCGAATaagttgggaggggggcggggtgGGTATCCGTCAGTTGATGTCTCCATCCCATGAAACGGCGACAGAACGTCCATATCGTCATCTCCAATCAAGTCTCTAAAGTCCATATCTTTGATAACAAGTTCCCTGTCTGTGTTCATGAGGTTTTCCCAGAGCTGGTCTTGTTCGCTCTTTGGTGGAGGCGGGggtttcttctcctccttcttTTCCTCCACCTTCATGGCCTGAAGTCCGTTCACTATCTTGTCCTCATCAAGTATTGCACCAGATTTTAATTTCTCCGCAACAGCAGCAACTTTTCCCTTGGACGCGATCTCCGGCTGTTTCTTTTCCGTGGGGCTCGATACGTCCTCCTTCTGTTTTTGCTGCACTTTTTCCATCCGACTGGAAATGGTCTCCGATGTTTCGATTGAGAGTCTTCTCTTTTCCTTTGCCTCTTTTGATTCGTCTTTTGATTCGTCACTGTCTTCATCCTCGTCGCCCATCTTTCCTTCCCTGTTTTGTGCATAAAACATGGCCAGCATCCAGCGCTTGTTACTGGTCAGGCCGCCAGACTGGGCGGAGGGGGAGACCGGACCCATGTCAGGACTCGTTGGTGTCACCGGTTCATCGGACACACTTTCCGTTCTCTCATCTGTAGGAAGAAAGTTTGCAAAATCATAAAATTATTCAATAGGTAAGAAGAGACATCTTTAACCTTCTCAAACCTGATTAAAAAATTAAAGTAATACAAATTTGAAGCCTGAGACTATCTCAGCAAGGAGAAGGTTAAAGTAAGTTCATCGATCAAATTTTATAACTTATTACTAGCTCTTGGTGTTAAATTTACAATGTTTAGTAATTAATTTTTCAAGTAGTGATTAAtcaagtagttttaaaaatcaattaGTTATCAAACTTTTTTACTTTAGTTTAGAATACAAAATTACTTTGGATCATGCTGATTAGTGAAGTAATTTTGGGATTAAACATCAATTACATGTAAGCCTGTCTTAACCTTTTCCAAGCCACCCAACCTCATGACCAATACAAGCTTGGTACCAAAGGCTACCTCGGCAGGGAGAGGGTTAAACATTACCAGGCTTACATAGAAATTGTAACATTGGGTTTAGATCATGACTAGGGGTTCTTtctagtaatacatgtaataccaaGTCCTCATTTTGTTCAATCCAGTGTTTTGTGCTAAACCTTTCAAAGTCAAAATGCTTCAATTGgtaattcatatacatgtagtgcacAGTAACTGAAAGTGCAGATAAATACAAACATTGCACACTTCTACAACACTGGGATTGAACAAAACCAGGAGTAGGGTGAGTTGGTGGGTTGATGGGTTGTTAAGGTGAGTAAGGGGAAGGTGCTACAGTGTACAAAAAGCAAAGATAAAGCCGTGCTGGCACCCACCACGCCTCCGAGACACTGCGAAGGTTCTACCACCGGGTGCACCATGCTCCCCACTGGCATGCAAGAGTGGAGAAGAAGACCTATTGTCCACCACTTCAGAACTCCTAGGGGTGCCATCAGCCATGCAATCAGTGGAAGTGCTACCAGACAAGCCTCTAGTAGTATCGTGGTATCTGTCCATGCTGCCGCGGTGCGAACGCACCAGGCCCTCTCCGTTCATGCCATCTCTAAAGTCATTGTACGATCTCCGTGCAGACTCCACCGATCCGTTGGTAAGTTTGGAGCGGTTGGAGGGTACGTACGGGGGAGGAATGTCAGATTCTACATGGCCGTTCATGCCTTCCCCTTCTTCATTCAGATAAACGGGTTTAGCGACTACGGGACCATTCGACTTTCTGTCGTCTCCATTTACAAAAACAGCTTTAGACACTACTCTTCTATTGGCATGCTCATTTTGGTGGTTAGTGTACACATGTTTAGGTTGTGAGGAGTCCTTGTTCCCACACTCTGGCCCGTTCATGCTACTGGACCTGTTGTTGTTACTGTTTCTAGAGAGTACGGAATCAGACACAGAATGGCGGAAGCTAGACCCTGACTTTGTGGAGTCAGAGTCCCTGTCCTCCCATGCTTTTCTATATGAAGACTTGCGGTCAGTACTGGAGTATCTCGAGTCAGAGTTTGAGTCTTGCCATGACTGTCTGTCTGATTCAGAATTTGATTCTGATTGAACCGAGTCTCTCGAAGACCTTCTAGAGGAATATGAAGGTCTACTGCTACGTTCGTATTTCTGCGAATCAGAAGAAATGATTTCCTGCCAGGGTTTTCTGTGAGAGTTGGAGACTCTCGTCTCCGAACTTGAGCTAGACTCGGAACTGGAGTCCTCCTCCCAAGCGGGAGCGAGGGAGGGTTTCATGTCCCTCAGCGCACTGTTCAACTTGTTCGTGGCAAACTCAGGTTGGCTCTGGCTCCGCGACAGAGTGATAAAGGCAGAGGAACGAGTTTTAGCCGTGCCACTGAGAAATCTCGAACCTTCGTCTTTGTCCTTCTCCATCGCCATCTGCTCCTTCTGTAGCGCCGCCATTCTCTCCCGCCGAGACTGCCGGGACCCAGAACCCTGTCCATTGGTCAAGGCTGGAACAAAAATAACTTTGGTGTAagtgtacagtacaggtagtcAGGAAATACCAGGAGTTAGTACAGCAGCTTTTCTGATGAGAAACACCCACGCCACACACCTGCAAACTTGAGGTAAGGTTAGAAGGTCTACAAACAATGGACCCTGAACATTTGGAAAGACATCTGACCAAAAATCTCTGTATCAAAATCTAAGAGAAAATAATCACAATATAAAGGGAAACATACCCTTCTGATTGACATGTGAAATATCATTAGTCAGTCAATGGAATATTATTTTCCAAATTCTCAGTGTACCTTCCAAATATCAAATGTCCAATTATGTTTATAAGAAGGTCAGTTATCTTCTGGTAAAATGTCACAAGTACATGCAGGTAAATTGGTCAATCCCATATGGAAAAGCATGTAATAAAAACACACTGGAAGTAAATCCAGTATCCATGTCAACTAAGTTGCCATGCAGCACTGCAACTGTTGAAGACACACCACACGGCATTTCCTGTCAGAACTACAGGTAAGAAAATATCGTCTGAGAAGCTGTCAATCATTCACACTCCACATGGAGGGGAACCTTACAAGACTCTTCCTCAGCCTCTTTACGTTTCTGCTTGAGGGATTCTAGTCTAGAGAGTTTCCTAGGTCTCTTAATCGTCAATGCTGGGGAGTTGATGAGGTTGTGGACAGAAGAAAGCAACGaaaaaggacagaagagacacaGAAAAGGGGAAGAGCATTTAAAGCATGGGTTAATATGTGCAGGATTGTGGATAGCAGTTTTACAATGTCAATGGTGTAACTAGATGTTAGGAGACTGGAAGGAAAGCTTGGGTTGCCAGAAAAAGATGTCCAGTCTGGTCAACAGAAAAACCTGTCCAGAAAAGACGGGACGGACGGGTTTTTCCGCTGCCTGGACTGGACAGCTTTTTCCCATCCAGTTTACACACAGTTTACAATTGGGGAATGATCATGGTTTTCTAGCTTAAGGATTGAGAACATAATGTTGGTTTGTAGACAAGCAAAGAATAAAGTTTACGATGCCATGTTGATAACGTTTGGACATCATTAAGCAAACATTTGAGAAATGAAAGAATACAgcatgaaaatgaaagaaaatgtgcAAAGGAAGAATGAAGGAAGAAAGCAGGGAAGTCACCATTTAATAAAGCAGCTTCTACATCATCTGATACAGATTCTGGTTTTTGGTCTTCAGGTTCGAAAACTTCATCGGGCTCAGGCGCTGTGGATTAGTTAGGAAGGGACATAAGAAGGATTGCTAACTGAAGCCAGTTGTACAAAGTAAACAGTTATGGTCCATATGTACTTGTGAATGTAAATACAGTGTATAGATGTACATGCATAAAGAGCAAGACTACACTGGACAAGACAAATATGTCAAGTCTTGACAGAATGACAATcatgaaaaatacaacacacaGCACACTTTTGCTTCCTTTCTATAACTGTTCACTCCAGGCGTACGAAAATTATCCTAATCAtacttattacatgtacatgctgtatGAAGCTTAAGAAACATAGATTACCCATGATTATAGGAAATAAAGTTACCCATTGGCGACTTTGTCTCAGTCAGTATAGCATAAAACTATTATTATGAAACATGATGAAACATTATGGCACAGATTAGAGAAAAGTAACCTACACGTACTGACCACACAATACATTCAAGCAAGTACAGTGGAAAACCTTAACCCGAATGCATACAGTGCTACACTTGAAGCATTTTTAAGAGCTTACATTTGGATTCGGTCTGTTCCGAGAGTCTCTCGGTAGTTCTTTCAACACGGTACAACCCCGGAGGTGGGGAGACTGGTGCACAGTTCAGAACACACACAGGGGGACAAGgatgagaaagaaagagaagatacaaaacacaagaaacagaaCATTAGAAACAAAGTAAACATTGACAGTCATAGTCTTCTTTGACTATGTGATTAGTGTTCATACCCTTTGACATTGATTTTACTACTACTTCAACAACACAGAGTAATTAGACTTAACAAAACATCAGGTACCCCCTCAGACATAAGTAATTGGTACAAACTACCTCCCATGCCATCAATGTAACTGATGAGTTAGACAAAAAACAATTATGTTTGAGTCCAATGCAACTTCTGACACATTAGAATGGCTGTATTGATGTAGAATACAAAAACAGTTGCGTACTACATGGTTCCTTTTTACTTTTGATCCATAAACTACCCCTTCCCCATCTGTTTCCTAGTTGTTATGCAGCTAGAAGGTTTTGTAAGTgaaatttctttaaaaagcTGATTTCTTCCTATAAACAGAGGCCCAATGGCAGATGATCCAGATTATGGGGTTGGCTGTTGCTATGCATTTGAGAAATCATATAACACACCTTCAAGCCATGGATTATTTGAAGCTAAGCAAAGGACGAGTGGATGCCATAAAGTGCCATTGGCTTGAATTGTAGCACATGTTAAGGTTAAAATTAATGGAATGCAAAGCTGAAGCTTACTCTCGTCATCAACTACTTGTGGTAAAGGCGGAAGCTCGTCCAGAATGATAGTTGGACAATCAATAGTGATTGGCTCATCAGGAATGATTGGCGGAAGCTCGTCAGGTGTGACAGGTGAAGGTTCATTATCAGACATAGGCGGAGATTCATCAACAGAAATAGGTGGAGATTCATCAACAGAACTAGGTGGAGACTCATCAACAGAACTAGCTGGAGACTCGTCAGTGTTATCAGAAGGAAGCTCATCAGGAATGACAGGCGAAGCTTCACCAGGGGTGACAGGAGGTGTGTCAGATGTGGAATGGATAGCTGGTGTGAGAACAACATGTTAGAGGCAGGAGAAGCTGAGGCTATTCAATGTACAGTAATCACAAATAAAGCAGAGATAGATAGAGAAAGTTATGTATTGAATAATGTATTGCACCCAGCTACAATGTATTTACATGAAGTTTACTAAGGAGGCATTGGTATCATATGCTATTGCAAGGTTTTACCACACTTCAAGTACTAGTCAACTTTTTCACCAATTAGTCGGAATTTCTATCTAAAGATCCCAATTTCAGAAGATAAAACAGGTGACTTCAAAAACACCACTCAAAAGAAATGTTAAAAGTTCCAGTGAAATTCTAGTACCATTTCATATAACATTTCATGCTACAAAAACAAACGTTATGAACAGGATTAAATCAATAAAACGGTAACGGATGCAACAGGACGTCATGGATCACACGGTAATGAACCAAGATGGAAGCTCACATTCTGTGTCATGATTGTCAGGGGATGGGAACACAAGCTCATCGCTTGTGTCTTGTGGTGAGGATGGTTCAGATGGCTGGAGATCAGCTGGAAGAATGGAGAGGAGCCAAACGCACATGACTACAAgttaacctccaagcagacgcTGGGAGGAAAGTGCTATTTTTGGACCTGCCCATTTTTGATGGAGACGTAGGCACCAGCAATGCAATTATGAAACAATCCATTCTTtccttccaacatctgcttggaggttactAAAAGCAAACCATTGTGGCACAAAGTGGCAAGATGAACAAGAACACATGAAGGGTACCACAATGAAAAAGCACACATTGCTTAACACTacagctactacatgtacagtgtaggtcTTGTATGTGATAACAACATTCTAGAAGCACACTAAAAAGCCAAAGTATGCATGAAGAGTACAGTCACAAAGAGAATGCATAGTATAACATCGCAGAAAAAAGTCACAATAAAATGAAACTAAAAATGAATTATGTAGAATAAACACACATAgagatgtacatgattgtacagacAGCAAAGAGAGAAAGATCACACAAAACAAGAGAAAAATTGCACATAAAAATAAAGTTGAATAAGCATGCATAGATGCAGGCAGAAAAGAATGCGACAAAGCAGAGGCTTACACTCATCgatgtgcagtgttctgagTTTGTCTTGTGTTGATTCCTCATCTTCGTTTTCTATTGACAAGTCCTCATCACACTCCTGACCTTCCTCtacttcctcctcctcctcctcctctgcaTCTTCATCCTCATCACCATTTACCAACTCATCCTCATACTCAGCTTCCTGTTCCGTCTCTAGCTCTGTGTCTTCCTCTGACTGAGGCATGTTTGCCACTGTGGCCAGAGACAgcacaagacaacaaaatatttttgccgAGTCCTTTTTTCTTGGTTCATTATTACCTTGGGACAACAAAAGTCCACAAGACCCATGCATCACAAGGAATACCGATGGtataaaacaaattcaaatcATATCTCTGCCTCATGATGACAAAAGAGGCATTTGACCATCATTTGCAAAGGAAAAGACAAATGTAAAAGATGCCCATTGGTGATAAGGTACATATACCGTGGCACTTACTAACAGGCAAGGTTATGATACTTTAGGTATGATGCACTACATGTGTCATGTCTGTTGGAAAGCATGCCTAagagaaatgactatagacagacaaatttcataattttgatGAGAACTGATGAAATGCTGGGCACACAAGAACTAAGTATATTTGTTATCCGTGGTAGGGTAAGATTTAGTTTATTACTATTTGGTCGCAAAAGCAGTCGTAATCAACAGTGCATCAAAATGTAAGCTCGGAGGCAAGCCACTTTGTTTGGTGAATCAAGGCTGTCAACAAGGAACCACTGCAGCTATTTTTGCCTTCCTCTGATAAGACGTTAAGATCACAGATGTGACAACAGCTAGGCAGGCTTGCATGCCATCATGTCTGCCTGTATGGACAAATCTCTGACCCATGGTCACTGACTCTGCAAATCTCTGAATCATGGACAAACACTGCAATATCAGGCTGTTAGTGCATAGTCAGTGTCCAAGGCTAtagaaaaatgcaaatatggacTAAGAATATGGAGAAAGACAGAGCATTTTCAAGCTAGGAAGATTTGGTGTCAACAGAATAATATCAATGATATTGTAAGGCATATTTGCCcaacagaaaatgataatgtTTGAAGCAATAGAGGTTTTCATTGGCATTGTAATAAccataatttgaatcctcctgTGACCAAATTTTTGGGTAATTGGATTAACAGATTGAAGCATCATGTTGGCATGTTTACCAAACAATGAAACACGCACTGTAATCCAACATTGCATAAATGATGTCATATGAAAAGCTTGCATTGAAGGATTCTTCTTGTGGTGTAAGACTTAGTCTTCTAATTTTGATGATGAAAGTAGCCATATCTTTTGACAATTACATCATGATACTTTAGAATAATTTTCCTCACAAGGGCCATCTTTGCTCTTTGAGCTTAAGCTCCAGGGACTTTCTCCTTATCTCAGTTCTTAAGGGCTAAGACAGATTGAGGGACAGATTGAGCCTCTAGATGATTTTTAAGCTTACGAGTGTCAGGCTTGTCGTGTGGCTCGGTTAAAGCAGCTTCAGGCAGTGGAATGTCGTTAGGCTCGGTAGGTGGAGGAGCTAGAGACAAAAGTAAGCAACTATAGAGGACGTCTGAGAAAATAACTGACGGAAAGTGAGAAAGTACTATCCTAATGGtctggttacatgtacatgacctaTATGTACCAAATTATTGAAATCTACCTACAAACAGGACACTCAGATGTACTGTACACTAAGTGTAAGATATAGACTACGGGTATTAGATTGAAATAGAAGGTGACTAAACTGGTATTCAAAAGCCatgcaatatacattgtacatataccaGCTGCCCTGTCTAATTTGGCATactctttctcttcttctttttctcaagaaagcccctgtcacacttCAGGACCTTTCCAAGACTTTGCTCCCAACCACTCCCAAACAAAGTTCAGCACTGGGTTGGAAGTTAcctggaatccatcctattctagctccagttCACTCTTCTGATCACATTCAAGCAGAATATGACTTTGAAAAAGTACTTACTACAGGCTAGCATGACTTTTGTACAGTAGAAGACAACCTCACCAACCAACTCCAAACCATCAACTAACTCTCaaaaccatggtctggagaaggttgggaggccatggttggctgTGTGTGACTGGGGTCTGATTTGACCCATGTTACAATGCTGACACCAAATTACCGTCTATAGACAGAGCAGCCACTGAAAAATGCCCAAGCCATGCTGATCAACGTCATATGCATGACTTTTCTCACAATCGCGGGACCAATCCTCAAAGACTGGGAATTCTCCTCCCATCATCAggtctgtgtgtgtatacagAACAATGATGTGAACACAGACAGGGGGACAGGGATGGAGAAATGTGTTACGTGTCCACACAATTGTCTGTGTTCATCAATGTTACAATcccttacatgtatatcaaaaacCTAGACAGTGTAGTCACATAAAACCATGAGTTAGGTAACTGTGCATTGTAGGTATTGAGAATTAGATATACAAGTTAGTATACAATGAATTGCTTAACATGACAACCATACATGTCTGAGAAAACAATGATGCAATGGAGAATTAAAccaccaaatacatgtatcaaaccatgctttttttaaagactACACAATGAATTCAAATGAAAATCCATGCTTGATAAGagaaaaacacaacagaaactGACCACCTTGAACTTAACAATGCTTGTTTGAGAAAACATGATGTAATGAACatgtgtatacatttgtaccttccGCATACAAAGCCATGCTTTTTTGACATTACCGATAAAAAGTGACTGCTTATCAAAGTTAATGAATGATgtttttttgtaaacatttcaCCAACCTTCACCTAGCAAATTTGCTTCTCAGTTCcaccatgcatacatttatCTATCCTTGGTAGACAATGCTTATGACAGAAGCTCACAGTGGAGAATGTAATCTCTCCTTTGCTCCACCATATATGGTTATAAATGCTACAAACATGCTATAGAAAGTGACTGCTGAAGTATACAAGCCATATCTCTAGGTAAGTATAAGGTCAGaataaaaaacacacaatacaATGAACTATACATTTTTGAAGACGACATCTACGATAATAGTCAACCATTTTTCCACCCATCGGCATGCAAAACTGTTCACCAACACCCAGCTACTGTGATTCCTAGAGCAGAAACTAGACTAAGGATGCAGGGAGCAAATGAATAGATTAGATGCTTACAGAGTTCCCGTCTCTCTTCTTCTCTCTTTTGTCTCTCGAGTTCAGCAACTGATGAAGAGAGTGATAAAGGCACCAAACTATAAATACTGGAACTCATAAccacaaacaaaaataatacatCAAATAGTCACTGCAAAAGTTTTCATCATGATAGTCCTGATTGTACGTTCATGACATAAATACACTTGGTCCAGCACTTTCAAACACAGGCACTATAGATGGTCATTCCTGGTCTTGCaagtataaaatgtatattgtagTTAGTAAACAGCAAGCTTCTATAAtcataataaacaaaaaaaactacatgCTACATGTCAACTCTAACATCATGCTCATCTCTTCACTACATTCACCAACCCTATCCCttttaaaagaaaatcatgcTCAATGTAAGAATAAATTAGTAAAGCTTTAAATCATAGGAACcttttctttcctcttcttctagCTTTTTAGCATATTCTAATTGCTTGGCAACATCGTCTCTCCATGAATGGCTTTGTCGTTGGTAGGAACCTGAAATTAGAACAAccttaagtacatgtaccaaccaCAATTAAAAATACCAACCTTAAATTAATGTCAACTAGACCCTGCTATGAGAAGCTCGAGAATATGAGAATATTGACATTATGACATTATGactgtgcatgtacatgtacatgtacattgtaagtaaACTGTGCATAAATGCCAATacaatgatgtacattgtacttttttgaggtagatagatacatgtacatgtacatgaaaatcaGTTCTGTAACTAAAAAAGCATAAGTCTTAGAATGACACAGTATGATTGAAGTACAATGAGATTACAACAGAGAGTGATAAAAAAGTCAGAAAACAAGAAGGAAAGTGACACCTTTTGctgcttcttcttttcttttttgctgTATTTCTTCGGCCTTTTTCCAGAAGTCTGGGTCAGCTGTTGTACAAGTTCACAAAGTTTAAAAGAGGGCAACACGTGGAAAAAACATAGAATagaaaagcaaagaaagcagcatCTACAAAAACAGAACATCTCTGCTATTCTAGAGATTCTACAATTACATAGAGGGCTTAACATGCATGACACTGTTGGAGAacaaaaaaaggccccaaaaACTACTGTAACAAACTGGAGCCTAACAAATAATCCGCAATTATGGTAGTAAGTATATAATATCTTGACTGTGGTAACATTGCAGATTTATACGTAGAGTAGTTGTAGAATGCAACAGAAGTAGAGAAAGATCTCTTACATCTAACCAGTTCTGTCTCCTCCAAATATCTCTCTTTCCATCTTTTCCTGGCCTCTTCTGCATACATCTCTTTCACTGGGGAAACAAGTTTGGGGTTTAGCTAGAAAATTTCTCAGTGGTTAGTGatgaaatgtcattgaaaaatGAATGACGTTGTCAATGGCTGCAGCGGATGATGGCACTGTGGAATGGAAGGTGTTAGCAACCTGTGGGATGAAGAAAATGCCGGGTGGTTTTAGTGATGAAAAATGCAGCTTAAACGATTAGGTGCTTTACTGTGAGTTATGGGCGCATATCCAGATTCGCAAAAATCAAAACACAATACCGTATAGGTACTGCAATGGTTGTGTGATAAGCATATGAAGAATGGTGACactgcaatgtacatgttacatgaaACTT includes:
- the LOC118418691 gene encoding FH1/FH2 domain-containing protein 3-like isoform X17 → MARTTSAKALIEKLLNSSGRELRRALFSLKQIFQDDKDLVHEFVNSEGLTCLIKVGAEADQNYQNYILRALGQVMLYVDGMNGVINHNETIQWLYSLISSKFRLVVKTTLKLLLVFVEYTENNALLLVQAVDAVDNDRGHKPWSNIMDVLNERDAVDTELLVYAMTLVNKTLNAVPDQDTFYDVTDSLEEQGLEKIIQRHLTKKGSDLDLVEQMKIYETALKFEDGEENIPESSQNTLRKTRRTISQTISDEARQSLRKSRRHSLNAGDSSPSPGGKGRSETKGRTETDGETRRSRYSADSETSDDGGDRKSRYSSGVTRQPRESTIAEAPKQNGLSGSTESGKRRSWRDRVYGGQEDTSSNTNSSGYNRGYRSWREELSKFDHILGTTYGISANRHSRYKTQTDSDSDSLRKDKDTNEEKQKEEKETETPVKRGTFYEIMKSIEDQKKQEQEPKKTPEELEEERKAAEEQRLKEMYAEEARKRWKERYLEETELVRSDPDFWKKAEEIQQKRKEEAAKGSYQRQSHSWRDDVAKQLEYAKKLEEEERKVAELERQKREEERRELYLMMGGEFPVFEDWSRDSPPPTEPNDIPLPEAALTEPHDKPDTLANMPQSEEDTELETEQEAEYEDELVNGDEDEDAEEEEEEEVEEGQECDEDLSIENEDEESTQDKLRTLHIDESDLQPSEPSSPQDTSDELVFPSPDNHDTESIHSTSDTPPVTPGEASPVIPDELPSDNTDESPASSVDESPPSSVDESPPISVDESPPMSDNEPSPVTPDELPPIIPDEPITIDCPTIILDELPPLPQVVDDEISPPPGLYRVERTTERLSEQTESKSPEPDEVFEPEDQKPESVSDDVEAALLNALTIKRPRKLSRLESLKQKRKEAEEESSLTNGQGSGSRQSRRERMAALQKEQMAMEKDKDEGSRFLSGTAKTRSSAFITLSRSQSQPEFATNKLNSALRDMKPSLAPAWEEDSSSESSSSSETRVSNSHRKPWQEIISSDSQKYERSSRPSYSSRRSSRDSVQSESNSESDRQSWQDSNSDSRYSSTDRKSSYRKAWEDRDSDSTKSGSSFRHSVSDSVLSRNSNNNRSSSMNGPECGNKDSSQPKHVYTNHQNEHANRRVVSKAVFVNGDDRKSNGPVVAKPVYLNEEGEGMNGHVESDIPPPYVPSNRSKLTNGSVESARRSYNDFRDGMNGEGLVRSHRGSMDRYHDTTRGLSGSTSTDCMADGTPRSSEVVDNRSSSPLLHASGEHGAPGGRTFAVSRRRDERTESVSDEPVTPTSPDMGPVSPSAQSGGLTSNKRWMLAMFYAQNREGKMGDEDEDSDESKDESKEAKEKRRLSIETSETISSRMEKVQQKQKEDVSSPTEKKQPEIASKGKVAAVAEKLKSGAILDEDKIVNGLQAMKVEEKKEEKKPPPPPKSEQDQLWENLMNTDRELVIKDMDFRDLIGDDDMDVLSPFHGMETSTDGYPPRPPPNLFGGPPPPPCVFPGGVPPPPPPPGIPGAPPPPPPPGGPPPPPGAPPPPPPPKAPGSSHLGPAPKNSAIPVKKKKTVRLFWKEVNHYVPPTVANATKGSLWDTLRGVKFQLDTDKLEHLFESRTKEQTPKKVGEGKGKNEVIVLDAKRSNQINIGLTNLPPPRTIKQAILNMDSVAMNREGIEMILKMIPSDEEKTKIQEAQMQNPDTPLGAAEQFLLTLSSISELTARLNFWAFKLDYETMEQEVAEPLMDLKEAMEQLKNNKTLRYILATLLAIGNFLNGAQCKGFQLDYLAKVPEVKDTVHKQSLLYHLCTMVMEKFPESTDLYSEIGAVTRSSKVDFSLLTLNLAKMEKQCRSSWDNLKAIAKHNMASPMKNRLTEFLKDCTERIAILKIVHRRVINRFNKLLIFTGMTPQAIKDTNINQFCKTISEFALEYRTTRERVLQQQKKKANQRERNKTRGKMITDEFGRRFPEAHADLSEMMTKNFAGKSKKEKKEEEEANALKAVLKHGAMNGEVNLNTSMEPRVRTRGKSTGDAKNSTKEPNFVKKMFSGGRSSASSRAKDADPDDNTEEIMERLVKTATNPGTRLIPRERKRARQVNRKSLRRTLKSGLSEQESKALGISGKSNPVNI